The sequence GCTGTTGGCACCGGTGCCGCTGGCGTGGCTGATCACCGTGCGCGTGCTGCTGCATTGGGCAACCAGCGCCTTGCCGCTGATCGCAGTAACCCCGTTGCTGGGCGAATTGCTGCACCTGCCGCATGACCAATTGCCGGTGCTGCTGGCATCGTTGGCGCTCGGCACCCCGTTATTGAGTCTGCTCGGCGCCGTGGTTGCAGCACTGACGGTGACGATGAAACGCTCTGGTATTCTCGTGGCGTTGCTGGCGTTGCCGCTGTACGTGCCGGTGCTGGTGTTCGGCGCCGGCAGCGTGGCGGCCAGCGGGCAAGGACAGGATGCGGTGGGTGCGTTGTTGTTGTTGGGCGCCGGATTGGTGATCGGCATTGTGCTGGCACCGTTGGCGGCAGCGGCGGCGATCCGGATTTCGCTCAGCTGATCGATGTTGCAGATGCGCCATTGATGGGACACCGTAGGTCGTGCGGCGGTGTCGTACCGAGAGCTGTCTCCATGCAAAAAGCCATCGCCATGCCAAGAGCCATCGCCATCGCATGAACGTCGTCGTCCGCTGGTTCCATCAAGTCGCTTCACCTCCGATCTTCGACCGATTTACCGCGCGCTGGGCGCCGTGGTGCTATGCGCTGGCCGTTTTGCTGCTGGGTGCCGGCATCTGGCAGGCGCTGTTTGCGGTGCCGGCCGATTACCAGCAGGGCGACAGCTTCCGCATTCTCTACATCCATGTGCCGAGCGCGTGGATGAGTTTGTTCGTCTTCGGGTTGATGGCGGTATATGCGGCGATCGCGCTGATCTGGCGCATCAAGGTGTGCGAGATCCTGGCGATGGCCTGCGCGCCGATCGGCGCGGCATTCACCGTGATCACGCTGCTCACCGGCAGCATCTGGGGCAAGCCAATGTGGGGCGCCTGGTGGGACTGGGACCCGCGACTGACCACCGAGCTGATTCTGCTGTTCCTGTATCTGGGCGTGATCGGCCTCTATCACGCCATCGACGACCGTCGCCAGGCCGCACGTGCGGCGGCGTTGCTGGCGATCGTGGGCGTGGCGCTGCTGCCGGTGATTCGCTACTCGGTGGTGTGGTGGAACTCGCTGCATCAGGGCCAGAGCATTCGGCTGCTTGGCCCATCCACCATCGATGCCAGCATGCTGCTGCCGCTGTGGTTGATGGTGATCGGCACCAAGTTCTGGTTCGCCGGGTCGCTGCTCACCCGCGCGCGTGCCGATAACCTGCGCCGCGAAGCCGGCAAGGCATGGATCGTGCGCGATGCGGAGGGCACCGCATGAGCTATCTGCCTTACGTGATCGCCGCCTACGCGGTGTTTGTGCTGGTGCTGCTGTGGGACCTGATTGCCGGCCGCTGGCAGGTGCGTCGCGCCTTGAAGACCGCGCAAGCGCGCCGCCTGCGCGAGCGCAAGCGCAGCGTGCCCAGCGATGCGGAGCTGACCCGATGAACCCGCAACGTCGCCGCCGGCTGTGGCTGGTGCTGGCACTGGTGCTGGCCGCCGGGCTGGCGACCACGCTGGTGGCGATGGCCCTGCAGCGCAACGTGGCCTACCTCTACACGCCGTCGGAAGTGCTGCGCGGCGATGCCGGCGACCATGCCCGGTTCCGGCTTGGCGGCATGGTCGAAAAAGGCTCGTTCAAACGCGCCTCCGGTTCGCTGGAAGCGCAGTTCCGCGTCACCGACGGCGATGCGCAATTGCCGGTGCGCTATGACCGCATCCTGCCGGATCTGTTCCGCGAAGGTCAGGCCGTGGTCGCCACCGGTCGCATGCAGCAAGGCGTGTTCGTGGCCGAAGACGTGCTGGCCAAGCACGATGAGACCTACATGCCGAAGGAAGTGGCCGACAAGATGGGCAGCGCGCATCGCAAGCATCAGGTGGCCCCGGGCAAGGTGATGCAGTGACGGGCGGAAGCCGTGGTGGCGGAGCGGATCACCGGCAGGCGCAGGCAATCGAGAGCGGTAACATCGGCGCGGGTCGTGCTGCGTTGCTGGCTTGCCGGTCCCGCTCGGTCCAGTTGCGTGCGACAGCACGCTGCGGCGCGGGAGCGAAGACCAAGAAACCTGACACGACGACAGGACCGGCGGGCTCCAATAATGGCCGTTGCACCGCGACAGGAAGTATGAGTTCCGGTCATGCCGCTGTGTCCGGCCTGCCCCGGTTCTTGATTGGTTCCAGACGACGACGCGCTGCGATTCTCCGCTCTCGATCCCGAGTTCCCCATGCTTCCTGAGCTCGGTACCTTTCTGCTGGTTCTGGCCTTGCTGGTCGCGTTGGTGCAGGCGGCATTGCCGCTGGCTGGCGCACAGCGCGGTCGCAGCAGCTGGATGGCGGTGGCGCGTCCGGCAGCGTTGGTGCAGTTGGGCCTGATCGCGTCGGCCTTCGCCCTGCTGACGCATGCGTTCTTGGTGCAGGATTTTTCGGTGCGCTATGTCGCCGAAAATTCCAACAGCCTGTTGCCGGTGATCTACCGCTATTCGGCGGTCTGGGGCGCACACGAAGGATCGCTGCTGCTGTGGACGCTGGTGCTGGCGCTGTGGACCGGTGCGGTGGCCCTGTGGTCGCGCCAGTTGCCGGCGCAAGTCATCGCACGCGTATTGGGAGTGATGGCGCTCATCAGCATCGGCTTCCTGGCGTTCTTGTTGTTCACCTCCAATCCGTTCGCGCGGCTGCTGCCGGTGCCGCTGGAAGGCGCCGACCTCAACCCGCTGCTGCAAGACCCGGGGCTGATCATCCATCCGCCGATGCTGTATTGCGGCTACGTCGGCTTTGCGGTGCCCTTCGCCTTCGCCATCGCTGCGTTGCTGGAAGGCCGCATGGATGCGCGCTGGCTGCGCTGGACGCGGCCGTGGACGAATGTGGCGTGGTCGATGCTCACCGTGGGGATCGCGCTGGGCAGCTGGTGGGCGTATTACGAACTGGGCTGGGGCGGCTGGTGGTTCTGGGACCCGGTGGAAAACGCCAGTTTCATGCCGTGGCTGGTCGGCACCGCGTTGCTGCATTCGCAAGCGGTCACCGAAAAACGCGGCAGCTTTGCCAGCTGGACCTTGCTGCTGGCCATTGCCGCATTCGCGTTGTCGCTGCTGGGGACCTTTCTGGTGCGCTCGGGCGTGCTGACCAGCGTGCATTCGTTTGCCGCCGACCCTGCGCGTGGGCTGTTCATCCTGGTGTTCCTGCTGGCGGTGGTCGGCGGCGCGTTGTTGCTGTACGCCCTCCGCGCGCCGGGCATGTCCGCCGGCAACGACCCGCGCCGCGCCTTCGCCGGCAGCTCGCGCGAAACCTTGCTGCTGTTGAACAACCTGCTGCTCACCTGCGCCTGCGCAATGGTGCTGCTGGGCACGCTGTATCCGTTGCTGGCCGATGCGCTGGGCCTGGGCAAGCTGTCGGTCGGCCCGCCCTACTTCGGCACCTTGTTCGTGGTGTTGATGGCGCCGCTGGTGGCGCTGCTGCCGTTCGGCCCGCTCACCCGCTGGCAGCGCGAACAGACCTCGCGGCCGCTGGCGCTGCTGGCGCCATGGGCAGGCCTGGCGCTTGCTACAGGCGTGCTGGCCTGGTTCATGGCGCCGCAGGGCCAGCTGAAAGCCGCCTTCGGCGTGGCCGGTGCGGCGTGGGTGATGCTTGGTACGGCGCGTTTCCTGTGGACCCGCCGCGCGGCCAAGGGACGCAAATTCACCGCCGAAATGCTGGGCATGGTGCTGGCGCACCTGGGCGTTGCGGTGTTTCTGGCCGGCGCCTTGTTGGTAGAGTCGCTGAGCCTGCAACGCGAAGTCGCGTTGGCGCCGGGCCAGCAGGTGCAGATCGGTCGCTACGCGCTGCACTTCGACACCGTGGAAGAATTGCGCGGGCCCAATTACGTCTCCGACCGCGCCAACCTGCAGGTATTCAAGGACGACGCGCCGGTGGGCCTGCTGCATGCAGAAAAACGCCGCTATGCCAGCGGCGGACAGACCTTGACCGAGGCGGCGATCCGCCCCGGCCCGTTCGGCGACTTGTATGTCGCGCTCGGCGAACCGCTGGGCAATCAGGCCTGGGCGGTGCGCGTCCACCTCAAACCGTTCGTCCGCTGGATCTGGCTGGGGGCGCTGCTGATGGCGCTCGGTGGCCTGGTCACGGCGGCCGACCGGCGTTTTCGTCGTTCTCCGGAGATCCAAGATGGTTGAGTCACGTTCGCCCCGCCTGCCCACTGCCGTCCTCGTGGGTGCCATCGTGCTGCTGCTCGCACTTGCAGCGCTGCTGGTCTACGCGGTGGTGCGCTCCGGCCACGAAGATCGCGATGCCCTGCCCTCTGCGCTGATCGGCAAACCGGCACCGGAGTTCGCGCTGCCGCTGCTGCACGACCCCAGCATCGTGGTGCATGCCCGCGAGCTGCGCGGCGCGCCGTACATCATCAATGTGTGGGGCAGCTGGTGCCCGGCCTGCCGCGAAGAGCACCCGATACTGAGCCGCTTTGCGCTGACCAAGCGCGTGCGCGTGATCGGCTACAACTGGAAGGACGAACGCGCCGATGCCCTGCGCTGGCTCGAGCAGTTGGGCAACCCCTATCTGCTGGTGGTGGCAGACAAGGACGGGCGCACCGCCATCGACTTCGGCATCGCTGCCGCACCGGAAACCTTTCTGGTCGACGGGCGCGGCGTGGTGCGCTGGAAATACAGCGGCATGCTCACCCAATCGATCATCGACACCCAGCTGATTCCGATGCTCAGCAAGATCGAGCGCTCGCCCACCGCCGCACCGGACCTGCACGCCAAGCAATGATGCGCGCCTGGCTGCTCACGCTGCTGTTGCTGCCCTGGCTGGCCCTGGCCCAGCCGATAGGGGACCCATCGCCGCTGCAATACCGCTCGGCGGCCGAAGAAGTGCGCTTTCATGCGCTGACCGCCGAGCTGCGCTGCGTGCAGTGTCAGAACCAATCGCTGGCCGATTCCAATGCGCAGATTGCGCAGGACCTACGCCGCGAGGTCTTGGCCTTGATGCACCAAGGCCGCAGCGATGCGCAGATCCGGCAGTTCTTGGTTGCCCGCTATGGCGAGTTCGTGCTGTATCGCCCGCAGGTGGAATCGCGCACCTGGCTGCTGTGGTTCGGCCCGTTGCTGGTATTGCTGTTGGGCGGCGTGGCGGTGATGGTTGTGGTACGTCGACGCAGCGCGGCGGCGCCCGCCGTGCCCGCTGATGAGCAGGAGTGGTGATGGTCGGCTTCGTCCTTGCGGTGACGGTTGTCGCGCTGCTCGCCTTCGCCGTGGCGCTGCGCCCGCTGTGGCGCCAGACGCGCGGCTTGGCGGCCAGTGTTGCGCTGCTGTTGCTGGCCGCAAGCGCGGCGTTGTACTGGCTGGTCGGCACGCCGTCGGCGATCGAACAGGCGGCCGACCACCCGGCCACGCCGCGCACCCTGGACGAGGCCATCGTGCAGCTGCGCAGCGCCCTGGCGCGGAATCCCGATCAGGCCGAAGGCTGGGTATTGCTGGGGCGCTCGTTGTCCAGCCAGCAGAAATTCGCCGAGGCCAGCAATGCTTTCGCGCGCGCGGTGGCACTGCGCCCGGACGAGCCGGACGTACTGGTGGCGGCCGCGCAGTCGCGCATGCTCGCCGACGACAGCGGCCGCCCGGACCCGCAGGCCATGCGCCTGCTCGAACACGCGCTGGCGGTGCAACCGGACCATCAACGGGCCCGCTGGTTTCTCGGCGTGGTGCAGCGTCAGGCAGGTCAACCGGCCAAGGCCAGCGAAACCTGGGAACCGCTGCTGGGCGTGGTCGATGCTCCCACCCGGCCCGGCCTGCTCGAACAGATCAATGCTGCGCGACAGGAAGCCAAGCTGGCGCCGATCCAGGCACCGGCTGCAACCGCCACCGACGCAGTCAGCGGCAAACGCATCCAGGTGCATGTGACGCTGGATACCGAATTCGCCAAGCGCGCCGGGTTATCAGGCGATACCAGCGTATTTGTGATCGCACGCGCCGCCGACACGCCGATGCCGGTCGCGGTGGAAAAACATGCGCTGCGCGAGTTGCCGCTGAACATCACCCTGGACGATGGCGACAGCCCGATGCCGACGCGTGCGCTTTCATTGCTGGACACCGTGCAGGTGCTGGCACGGCTGTCGCGCAGCGGCAATGCGATGCGCCAGGCGGACGATGTCGAGAGCGTGCCGGTAACGGTTGAAGTGTCGGCAGGCGTGCCAGTGGAATTGGTCATCGGCCGCTGATTGCTCGCTACCTTCGTTGCACGCCTGTGTTTGCCGAAGAACGAAACCACCGCGCCGTGAGGTCGTGGTTGCTGGTTGCTGTGCCGAAACCCTGGGCACCGATCAACTCGACTGGTCCTTGCCCGCTCACCGTCGCGGGACCTTACGCGGCATGGATGCCGCGTAAGAGCTTGCAGGGACGTACTTGCAGCGTGTCCCGGGATGGTGGGCGGGCAAGGGCCCCTGCAGCAAACGCGAAGCCTCGAGGGCGCGGTGCCCTCACCGCTCGCGGGACACGCCGTGAATCCGTCCCTGGAGGCTCGGTGGCGGCATCCATGCCGCCACACGGTCCCGCAAGCGGTGGGACACCGCGCCAGACCGTTTGCTGGTGGTTTTGTCGAAGAACGAAACCACCGCGTCTCGCAATTTGCTGGCTGCTGGTTGCTGTGCTGAAACCTCGCGCACCGACCAACTCGACTGGTCCTTGCGCGCCCACCGTCGCGGGACCTTACGCGGCATGGATGCCGCGTAAGAGCTTACAGGGACGTACTTGCAGCGTGTCCCGGGATGGTGGGCGGGCAAGGGCCCTGCAGCAAACGCGAAGCCTCGAGTGCGCGGTGCCCTCACCGCTCGCGGGACACGCCGTGAATCCGTCCATGGAGGCTCGGTGGCGGCATCCATGCCGCCACACGGTCCCGCAAGCGGTAAGGACACCGCCCCAGACCGTTTGCTGGTGGTTTTGTTGAAGAAAGAAACCACCGCGTCTCGCAGTTTGCTGGCTGCTGGCTGCTGTGCTGAAACCTCGCGCACCGACCAACTCGGCTGGTCCTTGCCCGCTCACCGTCGCGGGACCTTACGCGGCATGGATGCCGCGTAAGAGCTTACAGGGACGTACTTGCAGCGTGTCCCGCGAGGGTGGGCGGGCAAGGACCCTGCAGCCAAGCCGCAGACCCAGCGCTCTGAAGAGTGACATCACATCGCGCCAGGGCTCGAACCCATTCCCGATTCCCGATTCCAGTCCTGCACCGGCGCATGCCATGGCAGATAGAATTGCGACATGACTGAATTCATCCCTCCTGGCACGCTGTTCCATTCCCTGCCTTCGCCGTTTCCGATGAAGCGCGGTGGTGAGCTGCATCAGGCCCGTGTGGCTTACGAAACCTGGGGAACGCTGGCTGCCGATCGCAGCAACGCGGTGCTGATCGTCACCGGCTTGTCGCCCAACGCGCATGCGGCCGCAAATCAGGCCAATCCCGAGCCGGGCTGGTGGGACGCGATGCTGGGGCCAGGCAAGCCGATCGATACCGCGCGCTGGTTCGTGGTGTGCCTCAATTCGCTGGGCAGCTGCAAGGGCTCCACCGGGCCTGCATCCATCGACCCGGCAACCGGGCAGCTGTATCGCCTGACCTTTCCGGATCTGTCGATCGAAGATGTCGCCGACGCGGCAGCCGATGTGGTGCGTGCGCTGGGCATCGGCCAGCTCGCCTGCCTGATCGGCAACTCGATGGGAGGCATGACCGCGCTGGCACTGTTGCTGCGGCATCCTGGTATTGCGCGCAGCCACATCAACATCTCCGGAAGTGCGCAGGCGCTGCCGTTTTCGATCGCGATCCGCTCGCTGCAGCGCGAAGCCATCCGCCTGGATCCGCACTGGAACGGCGGCCACTACGACGACGCGCACTACCCGGAATCGGGCATGCGCATGGCGCGCAAGCTCGGGGTGATCACCTACCGCTCGGCGCTGGAATGGGACGGCCGCTTCGGTCGGGTGCGACTGGATTCCGAACAGGCGGCCGACGATCCGTTCGGCCTGGAATTCCAGGTGGAAAGCTATCTCGAAGGCCATGCGCGTCGCTTCGTGCGCTTCTTCGATCCCAACTGCTATCTGTATCTGAGCCGGTCGATGGATTGGTTCGATCTGGCCGATTATGTGGAGACGTCTTCGATCGCTGCCGCGCATGCCGCCGGCACCCAGGTCGACAGCACGCCGGCTGCAGACGTCTCCACCGAGGCTGAGGTGCTGGCCGGCCTGGCCAACATCCGCATCGAACGTGCGCTGGCGATCGGCGCCAACACCGACATCCTGTTCCCGGTGCAGCAGCAGGAACAGATTGCCGAAGGCCTACGTGCAGGCGGTGCGGATGCGCGCTTTATCGGCCTGGATTCGCCGCAGGGCCACGATGCGTTTCTGGTGGACTTCGCGCGCTTTGGACCGGCGGTGCGCAACTTTCTGGACGCCTGCTGATTTCCAGAGTTAGACCAGGCGCGCGCAGCCGAGTGCCGCGCAAGACACTGGCCGCACTGTTTGCGGTGAGCATGGCCAGCATTGTTGCAGCAGGCCTGCTGCCGGTCTCGGTGGCACTCTGGTACGCGGTTGCCAGCAGTGTGGCGCTAATCGCTTACCGGCGCGACAAGAGCGCGGCAACACGTGGCCAGCGGCGCACGCCGGAGGCCACCTTGCACGGCATGGCACTGCTCGGTGGCTGGCCGGGCGCGCTGTTGGCGCAATCGCTGTTCCGGCACAAATACAGCAAGACCTCCTTCCAGGTGGCGTTCTGGGCCACGTCGATCGCGAACAGCGCGGTGCTTGCATGGGCGGTGTATCGCTCGATGTAATGGGGGCCCTACAAACGCATGTCACACGGGCCGCCACGACACCCCTCGCTGATCCAGGCAGGTCTCACGGCAGCGGCTCCAGCACGCCGGCACGCATCCGGTAGCGCCGCTGCACTACGCCGGCAGGCACGCTGTCGTGGGTGATCATCACCAGGCTGCGCTGGCCGAGTGCGGCGGACAGATCGAGCAGCAAGGCGTGTGCGGTATCCACGTCCAGGCCGTCGGTGGGTTCGTCGAGCAGCAGCATAGGAGCATCGCGCAACAGCGCACGCGCGAGGGCAAGGCGGCGCGCCTGGCCTGCGGAAAGCGTGGCGCCGTTTTCGCCCACCCAGGTGTCCAGACCGTGTTGCGCGCTGGCCCAGTCGTGCAGGCGCACCTGCTCCAATGCCTGCCACATGGCGGCATCGTCGGCATCGGCATCGCCGATGGCCAGGTTCTCGCGCACGCTACCGGCAAACACCGGCGCGTTCTGCGGCAGCCAGGCGATGCGTCGATGCCATTGTGCCTGGGCGCAGTGACGCAGATCGATGCCGGCGTAACTCACCTGCCCGGCCTGCGGATCCCAGAGCCGCAGCAGCAAGGCCGACAACGTGCTCTTGCCGCTGCCGCTATCGCCGCTGATGGCGATGCGTTCGCCAGGCGCTAGCGTAAGATCGAGCGCGTGCAGCACCGGCCGCACCCCACCGGGCCACGTAAACGACACCTGCTGCAGGTGCAGTGTGCCCATGTGTGGCAGGTCGATCGCACGCACTGGGTCGCTGGCCGACGGGGCTTGATCGACGATAGCCTGCAAGCGCCGGGCCGCGACGCGCGCGCTCTGCAACGCCTGCAACGCCAGTCCGGCACCGGCCCACACCTCCAGCAGCGCCATGGTCAGAAACACCAAGCCTGCAGCCATCTCCGCTGAAATCAGCGCACGCTCGGCGGCGCGCAGTGCGAGCCACAGCATGCCGGCCAGACCGAAGGCACCGCACACCGCGTGCACCAGGTTGCCGGCGATCAGTCGACGACGCTGCAGGCGATCCCCGTGCACCACGTCCGTCGCAGCGGCATCGAGCCGGTGCAGCCAGGTGCCTTGCGCATCGACCGCAGCCAGGTCGGCCGCACCTTCCAGACCTTCGAACGCCTGCGTGCGCAACGCCGTGCGTTGCTGCGCACGCAGCTGCTCGCGCTGCGCGCCACCACGTGCGACCTGCCAGGGCACCAGTCCGCCAATCAACACGCCCAGCACCAGCAACAACAGGGCCGCAGGCGGATAGATCGCTGCAGCGGCAATCGCGCCGGCCAACCAGATGCCGAGCAGCGCGGTCAGCGGCGCAAGCGCGCGCACGCTCAGGCCATCGACTTCGCCGATGTCGGACATCAGGCGCGCCAGCAGATCGCCGGTGCGTGTTGCCGACAACCGGCCCGGCGCAAGCGGTAGCGCACGCCGGAAGAACCACACCCGCAAATCGCGGGCGATGCGCAAGGTGGCATCGTGGCCGATCAATTTTTCGCCATAGCGCGACACGATCCGCGCAAAGGTCAATGCGCGGATGCCGGCCGAAGGCGAGAAGAAATTGAAGCCGGCGCCCATGCCGGCAACGCCAGCCAATGCCGCCGCCGTAAGAAAACTGCCGGACAGGCTCAACAGGCCGACCCCGGCCAGCATGGTGACCAGCACCAACAGCGCAGACAGCAACAGGCGCCAGGCATGCCGGCGAAACACCTCGCTCAGACGATCTTGACGAGTCTCGCTCATGGCGCGCCCGCCATCACGGTGGCGCCATGCAGATCGATGACCGTATCGGCCCAGCGCATCACTGCGGGGCTGTGGGTCGCCAGTACCACCGCACGACCGCGTGCGAAGATCCCCAGCGTTCGCAGCAGTTCGGCTTCGGTGTCCGGGTCGAGAAACGCGGTGGGTTCGTCCAGCAGCAGCAGATCCGGCTCGCGCAGCAGCAGCCGCGCCAATGCCACACGCCGCGCTTCGCCACCGGACAGGCCAAAGCCGCGCTCGCCGATCCGCGTGTCCAGGCCGGCCGGCAACTGCGCGGCAAAGCGCAGCACCTGCGCGGCGTCGGCCACTGCGTGGAGGCGTGCGCTGCTGGCCTGCGGATCGGCCACCCGCAGATTGTCGGCAATGCTTCCGTGAAACAGGTAGGGCCGCTGCGTGGCATAGCCCACACGCGTCCCCGGGCGCAGCGCTACACTGCCCGCTTCCGGTGGCAGCCAGCCAGCCAGCCCTTCCAGCAAGGTGCTCTTGCCGCTCCCGCTGGCACCGATCACCGCAACGCGCTGCCCGGGCTGCAAATCCAACGAAAACTGCGTGATCACCGTATGCGGCGCGCCAACTGGACGCAGCCCCAGGCCGCGCGCCTGCAGCAATGGCGCGTGCGCCTGTGCAGGTTCCAAGGCGCGTGCAGGCGCTGCAACCGGGGTACTGGCATCGGCTTCGTTGGCAAAACCCTCCAGCAACCGCTCGGCTTCGCTCACGGCTGCCAGCGCATTGGCACGGTCGTGGTAGTGCGTTGCAAGGCGCCGCAACGGCGCAAAGAATTCCGGCGCCAACAGCAGGCAGAACATGCCCGCGCCCAGCGACGGCAGCCCGTGCAGGTTGAGCATGCCCAGATAGCTCAGGCCGAAGTACAGGGCCACGATCGCCACGCTCACCGAGGCGAAGAATTCCAGCACCGTGGAAGACAGGAACGCGATGCGCAGAACTTTTAGCGAGCGCTCGCGCACGCCCTCGGCCGCTGCGGCAATGCCGCTTAATTCGGCCTGGCCGCGGCCATACACGCGCAGCAAGCCCAGCCCCTTCAGACGATCGGCGAAGTGCCCGCCCATCCGCGCCAGCTCGCCGAGTTGCTCGCGCCCTGCAGCTTCTGCGCCCCACCCCACCAGCATCATGAAGAACGGAATCAGCGGTGCGGTCAGCAACAGCACCAGGCCCACTACCCAATCGACCGAAAACACCGCGATCAGGATCGCCGGCGGCACCAGCATCAGCTCGGTGCGTGCCAGCTGATAGCCGACGAAGTAGCCTTCCAGCGCATCGGTATGCGCCAGGCTCAACTCGCCCAGTTCGCCGCTGCGTTGCCGGCGCAACCACAGCGGCCCATGCTGCACAAGCCGGTGTGCGATACGTGCGCGCAGTTCACGCTTGGCCACATCGGCCACCTCGCCCGTCAACGCTTGCGCCCATGCGGTGAGCACGGCGCGCCCCAGTAATGCGAGCAGCAGTCCAACCCCCACATCGCGCAGCTGCGCCAGCGCCATGTGCTGCACCAGCACCGCCTGCACCAGCCAGGCAATGGCGGCCGATTGCACGAGCAACATCGCGCCAGACAACGCCATCGCCACACCGGACAGCCGCCGGGCCCGTGCAGCGGGTGCGGCAAGCGCATCCAGCCACTGGCCGCGTTGACGACGTTGGGCAGGCGTTTCGCTGGCTTGCACGCTGGGCTGGCTCACATGGCTCTCTTCAGGCGGTGCATCGGGGAGATTGTAAGGCGCCACTGTCCGCTGCGGGATGGACAGTGTGCCGCACCCGACCGGGGCCGCATTGATTTGGATCAACGCGCGCGGCGCGGCAGCGGCAGATGATCCGCCACGTTCCTCACCGATACTCAACCAGGCCATCCCGCCATGATCGACTCGACAGTTGTC comes from Xanthomonas vesicatoria ATCC 35937 and encodes:
- the cydC gene encoding thiol reductant ABC exporter subunit CydC, with protein sequence MSETRQDRLSEVFRRHAWRLLLSALLVLVTMLAGVGLLSLSGSFLTAAALAGVAGMGAGFNFFSPSAGIRALTFARIVSRYGEKLIGHDATLRIARDLRVWFFRRALPLAPGRLSATRTGDLLARLMSDIGEVDGLSVRALAPLTALLGIWLAGAIAAAAIYPPAALLLLVLGVLIGGLVPWQVARGGAQREQLRAQQRTALRTQAFEGLEGAADLAAVDAQGTWLHRLDAAATDVVHGDRLQRRRLIAGNLVHAVCGAFGLAGMLWLALRAAERALISAEMAAGLVFLTMALLEVWAGAGLALQALQSARVAARRLQAIVDQAPSASDPVRAIDLPHMGTLHLQQVSFTWPGGVRPVLHALDLTLAPGERIAISGDSGSGKSTLSALLLRLWDPQAGQVSYAGIDLRHCAQAQWHRRIAWLPQNAPVFAGSVRENLAIGDADADDAAMWQALEQVRLHDWASAQHGLDTWVGENGATLSAGQARRLALARALLRDAPMLLLDEPTDGLDVDTAHALLLDLSAALGQRSLVMITHDSVPAGVVQRRYRMRAGVLEPLP
- the cydD gene encoding thiol reductant ABC exporter subunit CydD, producing MSQPSVQASETPAQRRQRGQWLDALAAPAARARRLSGVAMALSGAMLLVQSAAIAWLVQAVLVQHMALAQLRDVGVGLLLALLGRAVLTAWAQALTGEVADVAKRELRARIAHRLVQHGPLWLRRQRSGELGELSLAHTDALEGYFVGYQLARTELMLVPPAILIAVFSVDWVVGLVLLLTAPLIPFFMMLVGWGAEAAGREQLGELARMGGHFADRLKGLGLLRVYGRGQAELSGIAAAAEGVRERSLKVLRIAFLSSTVLEFFASVSVAIVALYFGLSYLGMLNLHGLPSLGAGMFCLLLAPEFFAPLRRLATHYHDRANALAAVSEAERLLEGFANEADASTPVAAPARALEPAQAHAPLLQARGLGLRPVGAPHTVITQFSLDLQPGQRVAVIGASGSGKSTLLEGLAGWLPPEAGSVALRPGTRVGYATQRPYLFHGSIADNLRVADPQASSARLHAVADAAQVLRFAAQLPAGLDTRIGERGFGLSGGEARRVALARLLLREPDLLLLDEPTAFLDPDTEAELLRTLGIFARGRAVVLATHSPAVMRWADTVIDLHGATVMAGAP